In Methanomassiliicoccus luminyensis B10, the sequence GATAAAAACTTAATCATCAAGCCTTTCACGCCCCTTCCTTGGTCTTGATCGCCAGGATGGCGGTCCAGCGCTCACGTCCTTTGGGGCCGGGCGGAGCGATAAAAAGGAAAGGGCCCGGGGCTCAGGCAGGCATGGCCTTCTGATAGGCCTGCCACCTGCTCTCCAGCGCGGGGTCCTTCACGGTGTCGAGGACGTACTTGGCGAACTGGGCGCCGGTGGCGCCGTTGGAGCGCCCCGTCATCACCAGCTTCTTCTCGAACTGCACGCACACGTCCAGGGCCATGTCCAGCTTCTTGGCCTTGTCCACGTACCCGATGTGGTTCAGCAGCATGGAAGCGGCCTTGATCATGGAGCAGGGGTCGGCGTACTGGGCGCGGCCCTCGTCCACCATGCGCGGCGCGGAGCCGTGGATGGCCTCGAACATGGAGTACTGCTTCCCGATGTTGGCGCTGCCGGCGGTCCCGACACCGCCCTGGATCTGCGCGGCCTCGTCCGTGAGGATGTCCCCGTACAGGTTGGGGAGCACGATGACCTTGAAGTCCTTGCGGCGGTAGGGGTCGATGAGCTTGGCGGTCATGATATCTATGAACCAGTCGTCCCACTTGACCTCGGGGTAGTCCTTGGAGACCTGCTCGGCGATGCTCAGGAACTTGCCGTCGGTGGTCTTCACCACGTTGGCCTTGGTGACCACGCTGACCTTGTTGATGCCGTTCTTCTTGGCGTAGTCGAAAGCGAGGCGGATGATGCGCTCTGACCCCTGGGTAGTGGCGACGCAGAAGTCCATCGCCAGGTCCGGGGTGACGTTCACTCCCCTGCTGCCGAGGACGTAGGAGCCCTCGGTGTTCTCCCTGTAGAACATCCAGTCCACGCCCAGCTCCGGGACCTTCACCGGCCTCACGTTGGCGAAGAGGTCCAGCTCGCGCCTCATGGCCACGTTGGCGCTCTCGATGTTCGGCCAGGGGTCCCCCTTCTTGGGAGTGGTGGTCGGTCCCTTGAGAATGACATGACAGTTCTTGATCTCCGCCAGGACATCGTCGGGAATGGCCTTCATGGCCTTCACCCTGTTCTCGATGGTGAGCCCCTCGATGACCTTGACCTGGACCTTGCCGCCGCCGATCTCGTCCTTCAGCAGCTCCTCGAGGACGGTCTGGGCGTGCTGAGAGATGTACGGTCCGATGCCGTCGCCGCCGCAGATGCCGATCTTGATGGTCTTCAGACCGCTGTAGTCGGTCCAATCCTGGGCGGACTTCATCGCCTCCACCCTTTTCAGCTGCTCTTCAAGGATCTTGCCGAAGTGCTCCTTGGCCTGCTCGATAGCCTTAGCGTCGACCATGCTCATTCCTCGTGCGGTAACGGGGAACTGCTATTTCAATCATGCCGCCCCCTGGCACGCCGGCCTGGCCGTGCCGCCGTCACGCTCTGAGTATCAGGCCGATATCGCCGTACGACCGTAGATCGATGGAGCGGCTGGCCTCCTTCTCCAGCAAGGCCACCGCCTCTTCGTAGATATCGTCCGGGAGGATCACCAGGACCTGCGACGCCTCCGCCGCAAGCTCGTTGTACTTCTCCACCAGGTCCGGCCTCCTCCAGCTGTCCTCCGATTCGATGATCTCGAACACCACCGGCCGGTCGTGCTCGTCCGTCACGGTAATGAGCGCCCACTCCCCCTCGTCGCCTTCCTCCAGATCATATCTGGTAAAGAGGTCGGGGTTCTCCATCTGGATCATCTCCATCCGCTGTGAGGTGAGGTCTTCCACGTCCATCTTGACCATGCGGGGCAACTTTGACCGCATCATATTACAACTTTTCTGTCGGGGGCTCGGCCTCCGATATAGCGGCGGCCGCCTGGCCGCTGCCCCCGGCTTGCTTCACCATCCACGGCGTTCTCCGCCATGGGAACGGCGCCGCGCTTGCCCTCGCGCGCATCGGTGCGGGTCCCTGCCCCGTCAGCGAGATTCCCCATCCCCCGCTGATTGGTCCCTTTTTCGATAATATATATGATGCGCGAGAATTAATAATCGGGACGCTATTTACCTGCGGGGGGTATCATGAGGGAGGGTCGGTTCCTTAAGGACTACGAGGAGTTCCGCACCATGGTGGAAATAGAGTCCTCTCGCCCGTACCGGCGGCCGGAGACAGAGGAGCTCATGGTCACCATGCAGGACAAGCCAGGTTACGTGCCGGCGTTCCAGGTCTCCGAGAGGCTTCTCAGGATCCTAAGCTCGGAGTTCCCCCTGGGGCTCATCAAGAGGTTCGAGGCGTCCCACTTCCGCCTGGGAGGCACCGCCATTAGCGTATTGAAGCGGGAGCCGAAGTACATGGCCGTCAGCATAATGACCTCCGCGACCCCCTATTTCGTCACGCTCGCCTTCGACCGGGAGGCCGGTGGGATGGACGACTGCGGGACCATACCTCTCCTGGTGGTCGACAAGGAGGAGGGCCGCTACAGGATCTCCAATGTGGACCGCGAGAGGGTACTCCCCTACGCCACCTCGGAGTTCTGGGACCGGGCGGGTGCGCCGTCAGGCGCCCAGGTATAGCCAGCGACGCTTTTTCCTCAGGGCCCCCTGCTCTTCGACGGGGCGACCACGGCATTGCCCCTGGAGCGTCCCGAC encodes:
- a CDS encoding isocitrate/isopropylmalate family dehydrogenase, whose amino-acid sequence is MSMVDAKAIEQAKEHFGKILEEQLKRVEAMKSAQDWTDYSGLKTIKIGICGGDGIGPYISQHAQTVLEELLKDEIGGGKVQVKVIEGLTIENRVKAMKAIPDDVLAEIKNCHVILKGPTTTPKKGDPWPNIESANVAMRRELDLFANVRPVKVPELGVDWMFYRENTEGSYVLGSRGVNVTPDLAMDFCVATTQGSERIIRLAFDYAKKNGINKVSVVTKANVVKTTDGKFLSIAEQVSKDYPEVKWDDWFIDIMTAKLIDPYRRKDFKVIVLPNLYGDILTDEAAQIQGGVGTAGSANIGKQYSMFEAIHGSAPRMVDEGRAQYADPCSMIKAASMLLNHIGYVDKAKKLDMALDVCVQFEKKLVMTGRSNGATGAQFAKYVLDTVKDPALESRWQAYQKAMPA